From a single Bradyrhizobium sediminis genomic region:
- a CDS encoding potassium transporter Kup produces the protein MTSDVAAPAAETPAANGHGEAHSTAGFGALMLGSIGVVYGDIGTSPLYALREAVVAAGGPAATSANPDAVLGILSLILWALIVVVTLKYVLILLRADNNGEGGTLALMALAQRAVGAGAGAIVLLGIISGALFYGDAVLTPALSVLSAIEGIKLVTATFEHYVVPLTVIILVALFAVQSRGTARVAALFGPIMCIWFAVIAIAAVPQIMQHPEVLLAFNPLLAASFMIHHGIIGFVTLGAVFLAVTGAEALYADLGHFGKKPIQTAWLVIVLPSLALNYLGQGALLIADPKAIENPFFLMFPDWALIPMVGLATAATVIASQAVITGAYSLTRQAIQLGLLPRFEIRHTSEAHSGQIYIPRVNMLLLVSVMLLVLLFRSSSALASAYGISVTGTMVVTAMMGFVVIWKVWKWSPLAAAALIAPFLFLDLTFLAANLLKVFEGGWVPLALGAVVMILMYTWRRGSRLLFEKSRKLEFPLNELVAMLEKKPPQRVPGTAVFLTSDPQSAPTALMHSLKHYKVLHEKNVILTIETAPTPRIDPAERVRLEQISETFSKVTLRFGFMESPNVPKALAIARKLGWQFDIMSTSFFLSRRALKPAAHSGMPRWQDHLFIALSRTANDATDYFQIPSGRVVEVGTQVTV, from the coding sequence ATGACCAGTGACGTTGCAGCTCCCGCCGCGGAAACGCCGGCGGCCAATGGGCATGGCGAAGCCCATTCCACCGCCGGCTTCGGCGCGCTGATGCTCGGCAGCATCGGGGTGGTCTACGGCGATATCGGCACCAGCCCGCTCTACGCCTTGCGCGAAGCGGTCGTCGCCGCCGGCGGCCCGGCTGCGACATCGGCCAATCCGGACGCGGTGCTCGGCATCCTCTCGCTGATCCTGTGGGCGCTGATCGTCGTGGTGACGCTGAAATATGTGCTGATCCTGCTGCGCGCCGACAACAACGGCGAGGGTGGAACGCTGGCGCTGATGGCGCTGGCGCAGCGCGCGGTCGGCGCCGGCGCCGGCGCCATCGTGCTGCTCGGGATCATCAGCGGTGCGCTGTTTTACGGCGACGCGGTGCTCACGCCGGCGCTGTCGGTGCTTTCGGCGATCGAAGGCATCAAGCTGGTGACCGCGACCTTCGAACACTATGTGGTGCCGCTGACCGTGATCATTCTGGTGGCGCTGTTTGCGGTTCAGTCGCGCGGCACCGCACGGGTCGCGGCCTTGTTCGGACCGATCATGTGCATCTGGTTCGCCGTCATCGCGATCGCGGCCGTGCCGCAGATCATGCAGCACCCCGAAGTGCTGCTGGCGTTCAACCCGCTGCTTGCTGCCTCCTTCATGATCCATCACGGTATCATCGGATTCGTCACGCTCGGCGCGGTGTTTCTCGCCGTCACCGGCGCCGAGGCGCTCTATGCCGATCTCGGCCATTTCGGCAAGAAGCCGATTCAGACCGCCTGGCTCGTCATCGTGCTGCCGTCGCTGGCGCTGAACTATCTGGGGCAGGGCGCGCTGCTGATCGCCGATCCGAAGGCGATCGAGAACCCGTTCTTCCTGATGTTTCCGGACTGGGCGCTGATCCCGATGGTCGGTCTCGCCACCGCGGCGACCGTGATTGCGAGCCAGGCGGTGATTACCGGCGCCTATTCGCTGACGCGTCAGGCCATCCAGCTCGGCCTGCTGCCGCGATTTGAAATTCGCCATACCTCGGAAGCCCATTCCGGCCAGATCTATATCCCGCGCGTCAACATGCTGCTGCTCGTCAGCGTGATGCTGCTGGTATTGCTGTTCCGCTCGTCGAGCGCGCTGGCGTCCGCCTACGGCATCTCCGTGACCGGCACCATGGTGGTCACGGCGATGATGGGCTTCGTGGTGATCTGGAAAGTCTGGAAATGGTCGCCGCTGGCGGCCGCGGCGCTGATCGCTCCGTTCCTGTTCCTCGACCTGACCTTTCTGGCGGCGAACCTGTTGAAAGTATTCGAGGGCGGCTGGGTGCCGCTGGCGCTCGGCGCCGTGGTGATGATCCTGATGTACACTTGGCGGCGCGGCAGCCGGCTGCTGTTCGAGAAGTCGCGCAAGCTGGAGTTTCCGCTGAACGAACTGGTGGCGATGCTGGAGAAGAAGCCGCCGCAGCGGGTTCCCGGCACCGCGGTTTTCCTGACCAGCGATCCCCAGAGCGCGCCGACCGCGCTGATGCACAGTCTCAAGCACTACAAGGTGCTGCACGAGAAGAACGTCATCCTCACCATCGAGACCGCGCCGACGCCGCGGATCGACCCGGCCGAGCGGGTCAGGCTGGAGCAGATCAGCGAGACCTTCTCCAAGGTGACGCTGCGGTTCGGATTCATGGAATCGCCCAACGTCCCGAAGGCGCTGGCGATCGCGCGCAAACTGGGCTGGCAGTTCGACATCATGTCGACTTCGTTCTTCCTGTCGCGGCGCGCGCTGAAGCCGGCCGCGCATTCCGGCATGCCGCGCTGGCAGGATCACCTCTTCATCGCGCTGAGCCGCACCGCCAACGACGCCACCGACTATTTCCAGATTCCGAGCGGCCGGGTGGTCGAGGTTGGAACCCAGGTGACCGTCTAG
- a CDS encoding rhodanese-like domain-containing protein — translation MANQVHDLLPDEVSKGMAEGRYLLVDVREPNEVAVEAYPGGIVVPLSTFDPKNIPDPQGKEVVFACRSGKRSVTASLAAQAAGLPYDRHLAGGILGWKAAGLPTKSGG, via the coding sequence GTGGCGAACCAGGTTCACGATTTGCTGCCGGATGAGGTATCGAAGGGGATGGCGGAGGGACGCTATCTTCTCGTCGATGTCCGCGAGCCGAACGAGGTCGCCGTGGAAGCCTATCCCGGTGGCATAGTCGTTCCGCTTTCGACCTTCGACCCGAAGAATATTCCGGATCCGCAGGGCAAAGAGGTGGTTTTTGCCTGCCGCTCCGGCAAGCGCTCGGTAACGGCCTCGCTGGCGGCGCAGGCGGCGGGCCTCCCATACGACCGGCATCTTGCTGGAGGAATACTCGGCTGGAAGGCCGCGGGACTGCCGACCAAGAGCGGCGGCTGA